The following proteins come from a genomic window of Paenibacillus spongiae:
- the kynU gene encoding kynureninase, translating to MRLKNFEATLEYAKELDKEDSLGRYREEFYLKPGSIYMDGNSLGLLSKRAERTLLESLEDWKDHGIDGWTQGNHPWFFMAEELGKKLAPLVGGSAEEVIVTGSTTVNLHQLVSTFYKPEGMRTKILADELTFPSDIYALQSQLRIHGYDPDTHLIRVKSRDGRFLEEEDIIEAMDETVALIVLPTVLYRSGQILDMKQLTDEAHRRGILIGFDACHSAGSVPHSFNEWGVDFAFWCNYKHLNGGPGGVGGLFVNRKHFGESPGLAGWFSSAKEKQFDMEHSLTPAHSAGAFQIGTPHVLSVAPLIGSLEIFEEAGIENIRLKSLKINQYLMDLIDSELAGMGFIIGTPREDARRGGHVSLEHVEAARICKSLKDNGIIPDFRAPNIIRLAPVALYSSYQDVWETVRILKKIMTDKQYEKFINEREVVA from the coding sequence ATGCGTTTAAAAAACTTTGAAGCGACGTTAGAATATGCGAAAGAATTGGATAAGGAAGATTCTCTTGGGCGTTATCGGGAAGAGTTTTATTTGAAGCCTGGATCCATCTATATGGATGGGAACTCCTTGGGGCTGCTTTCGAAGAGAGCGGAAAGGACACTCTTGGAATCGTTAGAAGACTGGAAGGACCATGGCATCGATGGCTGGACGCAGGGGAATCATCCATGGTTCTTCATGGCGGAGGAACTGGGAAAGAAGCTTGCTCCGTTAGTGGGAGGATCGGCCGAAGAAGTCATTGTGACCGGTTCCACAACCGTGAATTTGCATCAGCTTGTGTCTACGTTTTATAAGCCGGAAGGCATGCGCACCAAAATTTTAGCGGATGAACTAACATTTCCATCCGATATTTATGCTCTTCAAAGCCAATTAAGGATTCATGGATACGATCCCGATACGCATCTCATTCGCGTGAAAAGCCGGGATGGCCGCTTCCTGGAAGAAGAGGACATTATCGAAGCCATGGACGAAACAGTCGCTCTAATCGTTTTGCCCACCGTATTGTATCGCAGCGGTCAAATATTGGATATGAAGCAATTAACTGATGAAGCGCATCGCAGAGGTATTTTAATCGGGTTTGACGCTTGCCACTCCGCGGGTTCGGTTCCGCATTCCTTCAACGAATGGGGTGTAGATTTTGCGTTTTGGTGCAATTATAAACATTTAAACGGAGGACCCGGCGGTGTTGGGGGATTGTTTGTAAACCGAAAGCATTTTGGAGAGAGTCCTGGACTTGCCGGTTGGTTTAGTTCCGCTAAAGAGAAACAATTCGATATGGAGCATTCATTAACTCCCGCTCATTCCGCAGGAGCGTTCCAAATCGGAACTCCTCATGTGCTTAGCGTCGCTCCTTTGATCGGGTCATTAGAAATTTTTGAAGAAGCGGGTATCGAAAATATTCGCCTGAAATCGCTTAAAATCAATCAATATTTAATGGATTTAATTGACAGTGAATTAGCGGGTATGGGGTTTATCATCGGAACGCCAAGAGAGGATGCGCGACGCGGCGGGCATGTAAGTCTTGAACATGTTGAAGCAGCACGAATTTGCAAATCATTGAAGGATAACGGGATCATTCCGGATTTTCGGGCCCCCAATATCATTCGGCTTGCACCGGTTGCCCTTTATTCATCCTATCAGGATGTTTGGGAAACGGTTCGAATTCTTAAGAAGATCATGACTGATAAACAGTATGAGAAATTTATAAATGAACGTGAAGTTGTTGCATAA
- a CDS encoding amino acid permease: protein MEINNSGKGLKRELTTSKLSMIAMGMAIGTGLFLGSGLAIGTAGPGVLLSYTIGAFIVLLLMGCLAEMTVAHPTSGSFGTIADRYLHPMAGFLVRYSYWIAQVLAIGVEISAIAVYMKYWFPGVPGVIWIILFTAVLIYVNATSVNAFAAFEYWFSMIKVSAIVGFILLGAYILFGTSGHEHVGANNLVDHGGFLPFGFKGMWIAVFISLFSFLGTELVAVTAGEAKDPDVAVPKALKATVFRLSAFYVLTLAIMLMIVPWQSAGIEESPFVKVMEILNIPGASGVMNFIVLTAALSSMNGQLYASSRTMFSLSGEKFAPALFGKLNKKGVPTAALTVSTMGIIVAAVVNALLPGSSYAFMMGISMFGSLFTWLIIFVSHLYFRRKWEKTGGRKLPVRMIGFPYLTIVGGLLLLSLMVTAWFTDFKIMLQFGIPWLLLLSIAYVIMKKMQSKRDCIEKQTEGEIIS from the coding sequence ATGGAGATTAATAACAGCGGTAAAGGATTAAAACGGGAGTTAACGACAAGCAAGCTCTCGATGATCGCAATGGGAATGGCCATTGGGACAGGATTGTTCCTTGGAAGCGGATTAGCCATCGGCACTGCGGGGCCTGGTGTACTGCTCAGCTATACGATTGGTGCGTTTATCGTTTTATTGTTGATGGGATGTTTGGCGGAAATGACGGTTGCCCATCCAACCTCGGGCTCCTTTGGAACGATTGCCGATCGATATCTTCATCCCATGGCAGGCTTTCTTGTCCGGTACTCTTACTGGATTGCGCAGGTATTGGCTATCGGGGTTGAAATAAGCGCAATCGCGGTGTACATGAAATACTGGTTTCCAGGGGTTCCTGGCGTCATATGGATCATCTTATTTACAGCGGTTCTCATTTATGTAAACGCTACCAGCGTCAATGCGTTCGCAGCATTCGAGTATTGGTTTTCCATGATCAAGGTTAGTGCGATCGTCGGGTTTATTCTTCTTGGCGCTTACATTCTGTTCGGAACTTCCGGTCATGAACATGTGGGAGCCAATAACCTTGTCGATCATGGAGGTTTTCTGCCTTTTGGATTCAAAGGGATGTGGATTGCCGTCTTTATTTCTCTTTTTAGCTTTTTAGGCACGGAATTGGTCGCGGTTACGGCAGGTGAAGCGAAAGATCCCGATGTAGCTGTACCGAAGGCATTGAAAGCGACGGTATTCCGATTGTCCGCTTTCTATGTGTTGACTTTGGCGATTATGCTGATGATTGTTCCATGGCAATCGGCAGGAATTGAAGAAAGTCCGTTTGTAAAAGTAATGGAGATCTTGAATATACCCGGCGCATCTGGAGTCATGAATTTTATCGTTTTAACAGCCGCTTTATCTTCCATGAACGGGCAGCTTTATGCTTCCTCGCGAACGATGTTTTCGTTATCGGGAGAAAAGTTTGCGCCAGCCCTGTTTGGCAAGCTTAATAAAAAAGGCGTGCCGACGGCTGCGCTAACCGTTTCCACCATGGGCATTATTGTCGCTGCAGTAGTAAATGCGCTGCTGCCCGGATCTTCCTATGCATTTATGATGGGGATTTCTATGTTTGGTTCACTTTTTACCTGGCTGATTATTTTCGTTTCTCATTTATATTTCCGAAGGAAATGGGAAAAGACGGGCGGCCGCAAGCTGCCGGTTAGAATGATAGGGTTTCCGTATTTGACGATAGTGGGAGGACTTCTCCTGCTAAGTTTAATGGTCACGGCATGGTTTACCGATTTCAAAATCATGCTTCAATTTGGTATTCCTTGGCTGCTGCTTTTATCCATTGCGTATGTGATTATGAAAAAAATGCAGTCAAAGCGAGATTGTATCGAAAAACAAACTGAAGGAGAGATTATTTCATGA
- the ald gene encoding alanine dehydrogenase, with product MIIGVPREIKNNENRVALTPAGVFSFINAGHKVFVEKNAGEGSGFSNEDYLESGAEIIDNAAAVWEKSDLIMKVKEPLPSEYGYFRKGLILFTYLHLAAEPALAKALIDKGVLAIAYETVSVNRTLPLLTPMSEVAGRMATQIGAQFLQKSNGGKGILLAGVPGVNRGKVTIIGGGIVGTNAAKMAIGIGAHVTIIDLSADRLRQLDDIFGNEITTLMSNPFNIAQAAAEADLLIGAVLIPGAKAPKLVTEEMVKAMKPGSVIVDVAVDQGGVVETIDQITTHDNPTYIKHGVVHYAVANMPGAVPRTSTIALTNVTLPYALQVANKGVYRAIAENEALKRGVNVANGEITFEAVAKDLGYDYVKVEDALEKHVIAG from the coding sequence ATGATTATTGGCGTACCAAGAGAAATTAAAAATAACGAAAACCGTGTCGCTTTAACGCCAGCTGGAGTCTTTTCATTCATAAATGCCGGGCATAAAGTATTCGTTGAGAAAAACGCCGGTGAAGGCAGCGGTTTTTCGAATGAAGATTACCTCGAAAGCGGTGCTGAAATTATTGATAACGCGGCAGCTGTATGGGAAAAATCGGATTTGATCATGAAAGTGAAAGAGCCGCTTCCAAGCGAGTACGGCTATTTCCGCAAAGGCTTGATTTTGTTCACTTATTTGCATTTGGCCGCTGAACCGGCTTTAGCCAAGGCACTTATCGATAAAGGCGTTCTTGCCATCGCTTATGAAACCGTATCGGTGAATCGCACGCTGCCGCTGCTTACGCCCATGAGTGAAGTTGCCGGCCGGATGGCCACGCAAATCGGTGCGCAGTTTTTGCAAAAATCAAACGGAGGCAAAGGAATTCTTCTTGCGGGCGTTCCTGGCGTGAACCGCGGGAAAGTGACCATTATCGGCGGCGGTATCGTAGGGACGAATGCGGCAAAAATGGCAATTGGAATAGGCGCTCATGTAACGATTATCGACTTGAGCGCTGACCGTTTACGTCAATTGGATGATATTTTCGGCAATGAAATAACGACGCTAATGTCCAACCCTTTCAATATCGCACAGGCAGCAGCTGAAGCTGACTTACTGATCGGAGCCGTATTGATTCCCGGCGCAAAAGCTCCAAAGCTGGTAACGGAAGAGATGGTAAAGGCAATGAAGCCTGGTTCCGTTATCGTTGATGTTGCCGTCGACCAAGGCGGAGTTGTTGAAACGATCGATCAAATTACAACACATGACAATCCAACCTATATCAAGCATGGCGTCGTTCATTACGCTGTAGCCAACATGCCTGGTGCGGTTCCAAGGACCTCGACCATCGCTTTAACGAACGTTACGCTTCCATATGCGTTACAGGTGGCAAACAAAGGCGTATACCGGGCAATCGCCGAAAACGAAGCTTTAAAACGCGGTGTTAACGTGGCTAATGGTGAAATTACGTTTGAAGCCGTTGCCAAAGATCTTGGTTACGATTATGTAAAAGTAGAAGATGCTTTAGAAAAACATGTTATTGCAGGATAA
- a CDS encoding metallophosphoesterase family protein: MTRFIYLSDTHIGADIVGFQQQPAYPDKLEELLAAVAEHARKGEIDFVLHGGDMVDTCTPAAIERAKQLFDLPVPVYLSLGNHDLDRKDALSLWLTLAPEFFAGQSPQYTIEHGDCVIHVTPNQWESGVPYYWSSRQEAYFLDDQLPLLEESIARYKGGNQWLAIHNPIYGVSMEQSGSDRIIHDVPPAFQEAIVHIVESYPEVRGVLSGHNHINTLKHTEAGVYLTASSFIEAPFEYKIMEATQQSVSIHTHAVNGLSFKADYNSGRSFVQGREVDRSLLWRFS; the protein is encoded by the coding sequence ATGACTCGTTTTATCTATTTATCCGATACCCATATAGGCGCGGATATTGTGGGCTTTCAGCAGCAGCCTGCTTATCCGGACAAATTGGAAGAGCTTCTCGCTGCGGTTGCCGAGCACGCGCGCAAGGGAGAAATCGATTTTGTGCTGCATGGAGGAGACATGGTGGATACCTGTACGCCGGCTGCAATCGAAAGAGCGAAACAGCTGTTCGATCTCCCGGTGCCGGTCTATCTATCGCTTGGCAATCATGACTTGGATCGCAAGGATGCTCTATCGTTATGGCTAACCCTCGCTCCTGAATTTTTCGCAGGCCAATCCCCTCAATACACGATCGAACATGGGGACTGCGTCATACATGTTACGCCAAACCAATGGGAGAGCGGCGTTCCTTACTATTGGAGCAGCCGGCAGGAGGCTTATTTCCTGGACGATCAGCTGCCATTATTGGAAGAATCCATTGCCAGATACAAGGGGGGAAATCAATGGTTAGCCATACATAATCCGATATACGGCGTATCTATGGAACAGAGCGGATCAGATCGTATTATCCATGACGTCCCTCCCGCATTTCAAGAGGCCATTGTCCATATCGTGGAATCCTATCCTGAAGTAAGAGGCGTTCTGTCCGGGCATAACCACATCAATACGTTGAAGCATACGGAAGCCGGCGTGTATCTTACCGCAAGTTCCTTTATTGAAGCGCCTTTCGAGTATAAAATTATGGAGGCGACGCAGCAGTCGGTTTCCATCCATACGCATGCGGTGAATGGGCTGAGCTTTAAGGCGGATTATAATTCCGGCCGCAGCTTCGTTCAGGGGAGAGAAGTCGACAGGTCCCTGCTGTGGAGGTTCTCGTAA
- a CDS encoding endonuclease/exonuclease/phosphatase family protein, which translates to MKIGQYNILDGSPEPERLVRLGQWISRQNYDILGFNELNGWTTRQMEQYGAEWGLPYYAITDTGRSPYRLGILSKHPVERVSIKEEGFYHGLLHAKILDLDLFVTHLSSADSLHREREAALIIEEISTCCGPVIVMGDLNTLSPLDKAHYDHAGIPEKLSQDDRLSRKFMAQGEINYRPMEVLLEAGLVDAGAGSGFQHSVPTKYNEDPMHADRLRLDYMLINEALLNHKPMARIIRDPEVELLSDHYPVECWW; encoded by the coding sequence ATGAAAATAGGGCAGTACAACATTCTGGACGGTTCTCCTGAGCCGGAACGTCTGGTTCGGCTGGGGCAGTGGATAAGTCGGCAAAATTACGATATATTGGGCTTCAATGAATTGAACGGATGGACCACTCGCCAGATGGAGCAGTATGGCGCCGAATGGGGTCTCCCGTATTATGCCATAACGGATACGGGGAGAAGCCCTTACCGGCTGGGGATCCTCTCCAAGCATCCCGTTGAACGGGTGTCGATCAAGGAAGAAGGCTTCTACCACGGTCTGCTTCATGCGAAGATTCTCGATCTGGATCTATTCGTAACGCACTTGTCTTCCGCGGATTCCTTGCACAGAGAACGTGAAGCGGCGCTCATTATCGAGGAAATATCAACCTGCTGCGGACCGGTTATCGTCATGGGAGACTTGAATACCCTCTCGCCGCTGGATAAGGCGCATTATGATCATGCGGGCATACCGGAAAAACTGTCTCAGGATGACAGACTGTCCCGTAAATTCATGGCTCAAGGCGAAATCAATTATCGGCCGATGGAGGTTCTTCTTGAAGCGGGACTGGTTGATGCCGGGGCAGGCAGCGGCTTTCAACATTCGGTACCTACGAAGTATAATGAGGATCCAATGCATGCGGATAGGTTAAGACTTGATTATATGTTGATCAATGAAGCGCTATTGAATCATAAGCCTATGGCCAGAATTATTCGCGACCCGGAAGTCGAACTGCTGTCCGACCATTACCCGGTTGAATGCTGGTGGTAA
- a CDS encoding FadR/GntR family transcriptional regulator, translating into MLQKTNRLTLVEQVAIQMEALIESGQWNVGMRIPAEPELMAELSVSRNTLREAIRALTHAGLLKTRQGDGTYVCSSSALGAALERRLLRSDLIRTLEVRHALEREAAYLAAIHRTEEDAASMLICLQACERAAADNDREAYVAADLQLHQTIMAASHNDILVELYHHLIQAVRESISTLLKPDNQTMYLQSHRQVIEAIVACDAEAAVAAVHRYIEDSKRENGSGMEALS; encoded by the coding sequence ATGCTGCAAAAAACGAACCGGTTAACCCTGGTTGAGCAGGTTGCGATTCAGATGGAGGCTTTAATCGAGTCCGGACAGTGGAACGTTGGCATGAGGATACCGGCCGAACCTGAATTAATGGCCGAGCTGTCCGTCAGCCGCAACACATTGCGCGAAGCCATTCGCGCTCTAACGCATGCGGGGCTGTTGAAGACGAGACAGGGGGACGGCACTTACGTCTGTTCTTCGAGCGCGCTCGGCGCTGCGCTGGAGCGGCGTCTATTAAGGTCGGATTTGATACGGACACTGGAGGTGCGGCATGCGCTTGAGCGGGAAGCGGCTTATCTGGCGGCCATTCACAGGACGGAGGAGGATGCCGCATCCATGCTGATCTGCTTGCAGGCTTGTGAACGGGCGGCAGCGGATAACGACAGGGAAGCGTATGTCGCTGCGGATCTGCAGCTCCATCAAACCATTATGGCCGCTTCTCATAATGATATCCTGGTTGAATTGTATCATCATCTTATTCAAGCGGTACGGGAGTCCATCTCAACCTTGCTGAAGCCGGACAATCAGACGATGTACCTGCAATCCCACCGGCAGGTCATCGAGGCGATTGTCGCTTGCGATGCTGAAGCGGCGGTTGCGGCCGTTCACCGTTACATCGAGGATTCGAAGCGGGAGAATGGCAGCGGCATGGAGGCATTGTCATGA
- a CDS encoding CynX/NimT family MFS transporter — protein sequence MSSPSSEAKAAGGALAHSKKALLVLGIIFIAVNLRAPLTSVGPLIGSIRESLGISNTMAGTITTFPLLAFALLSPLTPMLARRFGTERVIMVSLWALAGGIVLRSLAGTGALFGGTILLGLAIAVCNVLMPSLVKREFPGSVGLMTGVYSVSMNMCGAIASGISVPIAVDLGLGWRGALGCWAVLALVSILVWLPQFRAGQRLAGSAPARRGSNGSLWRSALAWQVTIFMGLQSLIFYIVITWFPQILVDRGMSSDTAGWMLSLMQFALLPVTFIIPILAGRMNNQRVLVIITVVLYLTGIGGFYFGGSALIPLWAIILGIAIGCSFSLAMMFFSLRTRDAHDAAKLSGMAQSLGYLLAAAGPTLFGMLHDRTGGWDMPFLLLAAASLLVLGCGLGAARDRTL from the coding sequence ATGAGCTCGCCAAGCAGCGAAGCCAAGGCAGCAGGCGGGGCGCTCGCACACTCGAAGAAAGCGCTGCTTGTTCTTGGCATTATTTTTATTGCGGTGAATTTACGGGCTCCGCTAACATCGGTAGGCCCTTTAATCGGTTCGATTCGGGAATCGCTCGGAATTTCGAATACGATGGCGGGAACCATTACGACCTTTCCGCTGCTCGCATTCGCCCTGCTCTCTCCGCTTACGCCTATGCTGGCGCGGCGGTTCGGAACGGAACGGGTCATCATGGTTTCGTTATGGGCTCTTGCAGGCGGTATCGTCCTCCGTTCCTTGGCGGGGACGGGAGCTCTATTCGGGGGGACGATCCTGCTTGGCCTGGCGATCGCGGTTTGTAACGTACTGATGCCAAGCCTGGTGAAACGGGAGTTTCCCGGCAGCGTCGGCCTGATGACGGGCGTCTATTCCGTATCGATGAATATGTGCGGTGCGATCGCTTCCGGTATCAGTGTTCCGATTGCCGTCGATCTGGGACTTGGATGGCGGGGGGCGCTCGGCTGCTGGGCGGTTCTTGCGCTGGTGTCGATCTTGGTCTGGCTTCCTCAATTCCGTGCCGGCCAACGCTTGGCAGGGTCTGCCCCTGCGCGGCGCGGCTCGAATGGCAGCTTATGGCGATCTGCGCTTGCCTGGCAGGTGACCATCTTCATGGGGCTGCAGTCGCTCATATTCTACATTGTGATTACCTGGTTTCCGCAAATTCTGGTAGACCGGGGGATGAGCTCCGATACCGCGGGCTGGATGCTATCGCTTATGCAGTTTGCGCTGCTGCCGGTTACATTCATCATTCCCATTCTTGCCGGACGGATGAACAACCAGCGCGTGCTTGTTATCATAACGGTCGTCCTGTACCTGACCGGCATCGGCGGATTCTACTTCGGCGGCAGCGCGCTTATACCGCTATGGGCGATTATTCTGGGCATCGCCATCGGCTGCTCGTTCAGCTTGGCGATGATGTTCTTCAGCTTGCGTACGCGAGACGCTCATGATGCGGCGAAGCTGTCCGGCATGGCCCAGAGCTTGGGCTACCTGCTGGCGGCGGCAGGGCCGACTCTCTTCGGCATGCTGCACGATCGGACAGGAGGATGGGATATGCCGTTCCTCCTGCTTGCTGCCGCAAGCCTGCTCGTTCTGGGCTGCGGACTAGGCGCCGCAAGGGATAGAACCTTGTAA
- the coaD gene encoding pantetheine-phosphate adenylyltransferase encodes MEAVYAGSFDPITLGHVSVIERAFKLFDRIHIVVANNRAKNHKFTLDQRTELVRKSIADEYSARTVIRPFEGIVADYVNANGIEAIIRGVRNATDLEYELQLEQYMRHTTVAETVYLSPYAQHMQTNSSLVRMFFQSGKHEHARAFMCPDAFDQALLYLNGA; translated from the coding sequence GTGGAGGCCGTTTATGCGGGGAGCTTCGATCCGATTACGCTCGGACATGTATCGGTTATTGAACGCGCTTTTAAATTATTTGACCGCATTCATATTGTCGTCGCGAATAACCGGGCGAAGAATCACAAGTTTACGCTGGATCAGCGCACGGAGCTCGTCAGGAAATCGATCGCGGACGAATATTCCGCTCGTACGGTGATTAGGCCATTCGAAGGCATTGTCGCCGATTACGTGAATGCCAACGGCATCGAAGCGATTATCCGCGGCGTGCGCAACGCGACGGACTTGGAGTACGAGCTTCAGCTCGAACAATACATGCGTCATACGACGGTGGCTGAAACGGTATACCTCTCGCCCTATGCACAGCATATGCAGACGAACAGCTCGCTCGTCCGGATGTTTTTCCAGTCGGGCAAGCATGAGCACGCCAGAGCGTTCATGTGTCCGGATGCATTCGATCAGGCGCTGCTGTATCTGAATGGAGCGTGA
- a CDS encoding MBL fold metallo-hydrolase: MRITVLGPWGAYPKAGDATAGYLIEYDNRSMLVDCGSGVLAQLQKYKPVYALNSVLISHRHYDHVADLGCLQYACLIDADLDHRREALPIYIAEEPERELQFKPMKGSGIERIYAGGRLTEGELEVSFFKTFHEAYCVGMSFSYKGKKAVYTADTYYDDSLIMHCADADVLIAETSFYADMKDARNYGHMNAAEVGRLAKEAGVRKVVLTHLPHFGSVPQLASEVADVYDGEIVTAYSGLNLDV; this comes from the coding sequence ATGCGTATAACGGTTCTTGGCCCGTGGGGCGCTTATCCGAAAGCGGGAGATGCGACGGCAGGCTATCTCATTGAATACGATAATCGGAGCATGCTGGTCGATTGCGGCAGCGGCGTGCTGGCCCAGCTCCAGAAATATAAGCCGGTGTATGCCTTGAACAGCGTACTCATTTCACATCGGCATTACGACCATGTCGCGGATTTGGGCTGCTTGCAGTACGCCTGCTTAATTGATGCCGACTTGGATCATCGCCGTGAAGCGCTGCCGATCTATATCGCGGAAGAACCGGAGCGAGAGCTCCAGTTTAAGCCGATGAAAGGATCCGGCATCGAACGGATTTATGCAGGCGGGCGTTTGACGGAGGGAGAGCTTGAGGTTTCCTTCTTCAAAACGTTTCATGAAGCGTATTGCGTGGGGATGTCCTTCTCATACAAGGGAAAGAAGGCTGTCTACACGGCCGATACCTATTACGATGATTCGCTTATCATGCATTGCGCGGATGCAGACGTTCTTATAGCGGAAACATCGTTCTATGCCGATATGAAGGATGCCCGTAATTACGGCCACATGAATGCGGCGGAGGTAGGCAGATTAGCGAAGGAGGCCGGCGTGCGTAAAGTCGTGCTGACGCATTTGCCCCACTTTGGCAGCGTGCCCCAGCTTGCTTCCGAGGTAGCGGATGTGTACGATGGCGAGATCGTTACCGCATACAGCGGGTTGAACCTAGATGTGTAA
- a CDS encoding phosphodiester glycosidase family protein has protein sequence MSITVKQLNRLGLIVCAPFLGIFFWLAAANLSITLPDEVFPKVSAASEISLTAADTDKLKSSLDQAKQTAVSTAQSIKKSVALYNQTNENMSQIAKVAAAQSGRPAMIYDRRITRQLGYPAETVQSDNLTAQLFKIKAQNFTGYAMKVKLKSPNAMQMVLGKDNAGQAETTLSAVKRYNAVAGVNAGGFADSGKKRYPLSTTVIDGKYVNGFEPTFKDLFFVGMNEDMELIGGNYHSQNQLDAQKPKFGASFVPVLMKNRVPQPIPDKWQVSPKRAPRTVMANYKDNQLLFLVTDGYNENGNSGATLQEMQLLLTRYGAIDGYNLDGGGSSSLIFNGRVVNKPSDGQLRALPTHFLFFK, from the coding sequence ATGAGTATTACCGTTAAACAGCTTAACCGCCTCGGTCTAATCGTTTGCGCCCCGTTCCTTGGCATCTTCTTCTGGCTCGCTGCCGCCAACCTATCCATCACGCTTCCGGACGAAGTGTTCCCGAAAGTTTCTGCAGCATCCGAGATAAGCCTTACCGCTGCCGATACGGACAAGCTCAAGAGCAGTCTCGATCAAGCGAAGCAGACGGCGGTGTCCACCGCTCAGTCGATTAAGAAATCAGTCGCCTTGTACAATCAAACGAACGAGAATATGAGCCAAATCGCCAAAGTAGCCGCCGCGCAATCCGGCAGGCCTGCCATGATCTATGACCGGCGCATCACAAGGCAGCTTGGATACCCTGCCGAAACGGTGCAATCGGACAACTTAACGGCACAGCTCTTCAAAATCAAAGCCCAAAATTTTACCGGGTACGCGATGAAAGTAAAGCTGAAGTCTCCGAATGCGATGCAGATGGTGCTGGGCAAGGATAACGCCGGCCAAGCGGAGACGACCTTGTCTGCCGTCAAGCGCTATAACGCGGTTGCGGGCGTAAATGCGGGAGGATTTGCCGACAGCGGGAAGAAAAGATATCCCCTCAGCACGACTGTCATCGACGGGAAGTATGTGAACGGGTTTGAACCGACGTTCAAAGATTTGTTCTTCGTCGGCATGAACGAGGACATGGAGCTGATCGGGGGCAATTACCACAGCCAAAACCAGCTGGATGCCCAGAAGCCGAAATTCGGCGCTTCCTTCGTACCTGTATTAATGAAGAACCGCGTTCCCCAGCCGATCCCGGACAAATGGCAGGTAAGCCCGAAGCGGGCCCCGCGGACGGTTATGGCGAATTATAAAGATAACCAGCTTCTATTTCTCGTAACGGACGGGTATAACGAGAACGGCAACTCGGGCGCGACCTTGCAGGAGATGCAGCTGCTGCTTACCCGTTACGGCGCCATCGACGGCTATAATTTGGACGGCGGCGGATCATCCTCGCTCATTTTTAACGGAAGGGTCGTTAACAAGCCGTCCGACGGGCAGCTTCGGGCGCTTCCGACGCACTTTCTGTTCTTCAAATAG
- a CDS encoding CAP domain-containing protein, translating into MKFKRLAGLLLFAMLPAAAGIASAAEPGQHPSQHIVKRGDNLWDISIKHFVPLAAIIKANPQIEDPHWIYQGDIIRLPANGAGMKSLAFGDGFGGSGSADPNAGGNAGGNAEGSASTGDVNQEIVRLVNEERAKQGLSALTENGDLSRVALFKSQDMRDQGYFSHDSPSYGSPFDMMKAFNINYSYAGENIAAGQTTPQDVMNSWMNSPGHRKNIMSPDFTEIGIGYCTGGSMNHYWTQQFIKP; encoded by the coding sequence ATGAAATTCAAACGGTTAGCCGGATTATTGTTATTCGCTATGCTGCCGGCAGCTGCCGGCATCGCATCGGCTGCAGAACCCGGCCAGCATCCCAGCCAGCATATCGTCAAACGCGGGGACAATCTATGGGACATATCCATCAAGCATTTTGTTCCCTTGGCTGCCATCATCAAAGCCAATCCGCAAATTGAAGACCCGCATTGGATTTATCAAGGGGATATCATCCGTCTCCCGGCGAACGGTGCGGGGATGAAATCGCTCGCCTTCGGTGACGGCTTCGGCGGCAGCGGCAGTGCCGATCCCAATGCCGGTGGCAATGCCGGCGGCAATGCTGAAGGCAGCGCCAGCACTGGCGACGTAAACCAGGAAATCGTCCGGCTTGTCAATGAAGAACGTGCCAAGCAAGGACTTTCGGCGCTGACGGAAAATGGGGATCTCTCGCGGGTAGCCCTGTTTAAATCTCAGGATATGCGCGACCAAGGCTACTTCTCACACGACTCGCCATCGTACGGAAGTCCGTTCGATATGATGAAGGCCTTCAATATCAACTACTCGTACGCGGGCGAGAATATTGCCGCCGGTCAAACCACCCCTCAGGATGTGATGAATTCGTGGATGAACAGTCCCGGCCATCGCAAGAATATTATGAGCCCGGACTTCACCGAGATCGGCATCGGTTACTGCACCGGCGGAAGCATGAATCATTATTGGACGCAGCAGTTTATTAAGCCTTGA